A genomic stretch from Halobellus sp. LT62 includes:
- a CDS encoding glutamate--tRNA ligase — MDDDLRERVEREAEKHALLNAVKYESDADVGAVMGPLMGENPDFRPHGDEIPGVVGGVVARVNDLSTPEKRQRLEDLAPEELAEIEAEDEGDEHDLPDLPNVDEYDEVRMRAAPNPNGPWHIGHARMPAVIGTYKERYDGSFIVRFDDTDPETKRPDLDAYDAILDDIDYLGFEPDDVVVASDRVETYYEHARELIDAGGAYTCSCSGEDFSDLKNNAEACPHRGKDAETVHEEFEAMVDGEYESGEMVLRVRTDIEHKNPALRDWVAFRMIDTPHPREEASAYRCWPMLDFQSGVDDHLTGVTHIIRGIDLQDSAKRQQFVYDYFDWEYPEVVHWGHVQVDAYDVKLSTSTIKEQIEAGDLDGWDDPRAPTLSSLRRRGIRGAAVVDALIALGTSTSNVDLSMSSIYAANRELVDDESDRYFLVRNGGTEGAQYEFDTREFEVEGGPDAGHPPRHPDDEERGRRTIPVRGGVVLENPDVPEDGERVWLKGYACVRRDGDSLVATDDGIDVVRDGDVDVVHWVPTEGGIDVEMRTPDGDVTGVAEPDFGETDVDDVIQFERIGFARVDEHSSDGSVVYWTHP, encoded by the coding sequence ATGGACGACGATCTACGCGAACGGGTCGAGCGCGAGGCCGAGAAGCACGCGCTGCTCAACGCGGTGAAGTACGAGAGCGACGCCGACGTCGGAGCGGTGATGGGGCCGCTGATGGGCGAGAACCCCGACTTCCGCCCGCACGGTGACGAGATCCCCGGCGTCGTCGGGGGCGTCGTCGCCCGCGTCAACGACCTGTCTACCCCGGAGAAACGCCAGCGTCTCGAAGATCTCGCGCCCGAGGAGTTGGCCGAGATCGAAGCCGAAGACGAGGGCGACGAACACGACCTCCCCGACCTCCCGAACGTCGACGAGTACGACGAGGTGCGGATGCGCGCCGCGCCGAATCCCAACGGCCCGTGGCACATCGGCCACGCCCGGATGCCCGCGGTCATCGGCACGTACAAGGAGCGCTACGACGGCTCCTTCATCGTCCGCTTCGACGACACCGACCCCGAAACGAAGCGCCCGGATCTCGACGCCTACGACGCCATTCTCGACGATATCGACTACCTCGGCTTCGAGCCCGACGACGTCGTCGTCGCCTCCGACAGAGTCGAGACGTACTACGAGCACGCCCGCGAGCTGATCGACGCCGGCGGCGCGTACACCTGCTCCTGCTCGGGCGAGGACTTCTCCGATCTCAAGAACAACGCCGAGGCGTGCCCACACCGCGGGAAGGACGCTGAGACCGTCCACGAGGAGTTCGAGGCGATGGTCGACGGCGAGTACGAGTCGGGCGAAATGGTGCTCCGCGTTCGGACCGACATCGAGCACAAGAACCCCGCCCTGCGCGACTGGGTCGCCTTCCGGATGATCGACACGCCGCACCCCCGCGAGGAGGCCTCGGCGTATCGGTGCTGGCCGATGCTCGACTTCCAGTCCGGCGTCGACGACCACCTGACCGGCGTCACGCACATCATCCGCGGCATCGACCTGCAGGACTCGGCGAAGCGCCAGCAGTTCGTCTACGACTACTTCGATTGGGAGTACCCCGAAGTCGTCCACTGGGGTCACGTCCAAGTCGACGCCTACGACGTGAAGCTGTCGACGTCGACGATCAAAGAGCAGATCGAAGCCGGCGATCTCGACGGCTGGGACGATCCGCGCGCCCCGACGCTTTCGAGCCTCCGACGGCGCGGCATCCGCGGTGCGGCCGTCGTCGACGCGCTGATCGCGCTCGGGACGTCGACCTCGAACGTCGACCTCTCGATGAGTTCGATCTACGCGGCGAATAGAGAACTCGTCGACGACGAGTCTGATCGGTATTTCCTCGTCAGAAACGGCGGGACCGAGGGTGCGCAGTACGAATTCGATACGCGCGAGTTCGAGGTGGAGGGCGGCCCGGACGCGGGTCATCCCCCGCGGCATCCCGACGACGAGGAACGCGGGCGACGGACGATCCCCGTCCGAGGCGGCGTCGTCTTGGAGAACCCCGACGTGCCCGAAGACGGTGAGCGCGTCTGGCTGAAGGGATACGCCTGCGTCCGGCGCGACGGCGACTCGCTCGTCGCGACCGACGACGGCATCGACGTGGTCCGCGACGGCGACGTCGACGTCGTCCACTGGGTTCCCACCGAAGGCGGCATCGACGTGGAGATGCGCACCCCCGACGGCGACGTCACGGGCGTCGCCGAGCCCGACTTCGGCGAGACCGACGTCGACGACGTCATCCAGTTCGAGCGGATCGGGTTCGCGAGGGTCGACGAGCACAGTTCTGACGGGTCGGTCGTCTACTGGACGCACCCCTAG
- a CDS encoding cyclase family protein — translation MVDLTRRVESGMPTYPGDPAVSVEPHATHERDGYRVSEIRLGTHTGTHVDAPAHVDPAGATLDAFDLEDLRFVACVVDCRGTGTGAAIGPDALPERSALDELDALVFDTGWADKWGTDRMLEHPFLAIETARLCAERNVAVATDALSPDPSDHETDLPAHRALCGAGLPIVENVCTLDALPGDVFELLVCPLRVDADAAPARVVARV, via the coding sequence CTGGTGGACCTCACGAGGCGCGTCGAGTCGGGGATGCCCACGTATCCGGGCGATCCGGCGGTCAGCGTCGAACCGCACGCGACCCACGAGCGCGACGGCTACCGCGTGTCCGAGATCCGACTCGGGACGCACACCGGCACGCACGTCGACGCGCCCGCGCACGTCGATCCCGCGGGCGCGACGCTCGACGCGTTCGACCTCGAAGACCTGCGGTTCGTCGCGTGCGTGGTCGACTGCCGCGGCACGGGGACCGGAGCGGCGATCGGTCCGGACGCGCTCCCGGAGCGGAGTGCGCTCGACGAACTGGACGCGCTCGTGTTCGACACCGGGTGGGCGGACAAGTGGGGAACGGACCGAATGCTCGAACACCCGTTTCTCGCCATCGAGACCGCGCGGCTGTGCGCCGAGAGGAACGTCGCGGTCGCGACCGACGCGCTCAGTCCGGACCCCTCCGACCACGAGACCGATCTCCCCGCACACCGCGCGCTCTGCGGGGCGGGACTGCCGATCGTCGAGAACGTCTGTACCCTCGACGCGCTACCGGGGGATGTCTTCGAGTTGCTCGTCTGTCCCCTCCGGGTCGACGCCGACGCCGCACCCGCGCGCGTCGTCGCGCGAGTTTGA
- a CDS encoding haloacid dehalogenase type II: MPFDPDRVETVTFDSYSTIVDVDAAESALKDRVDDPEPVSKLWRARSLEYTFVANEIDAYQPFYEMNRDALQHALDAHSVDLSTDERDEILAVYHELDVFDDVREGIERLREGGYDCYVVSNGNPEMLASMVEHADIGDLLADTISADEVETFKPRAELYRHAAARTGTPIDGITHVTAAWFDVMGAQHAGMQGVWADRKASPWEPFDGEPDLTVESLFELADALGV, translated from the coding sequence ATGCCCTTCGATCCCGACCGCGTGGAGACGGTCACGTTCGACTCCTACAGCACCATCGTCGACGTCGACGCCGCCGAGTCGGCCCTGAAAGACCGCGTCGACGACCCGGAGCCGGTCTCGAAGCTCTGGCGCGCGCGGTCGCTGGAGTACACCTTCGTCGCCAACGAGATCGACGCCTACCAGCCGTTCTACGAGATGAACCGCGACGCGCTCCAGCACGCGCTGGACGCCCACAGCGTCGATCTCTCGACGGACGAGCGCGACGAGATCCTCGCGGTCTACCACGAACTCGACGTCTTCGACGACGTCCGCGAGGGGATCGAACGCCTCCGCGAGGGCGGTTACGACTGCTACGTCGTCTCGAACGGTAATCCAGAAATGCTCGCGTCGATGGTCGAGCACGCCGACATCGGCGACCTCCTCGCGGACACGATCAGCGCCGACGAGGTCGAGACGTTCAAACCGAGAGCCGAACTGTACCGGCACGCTGCGGCGCGAACGGGGACCCCGATCGACGGGATCACACACGTCACCGCGGCGTGGTTCGACGTGATGGGCGCACAACACGCCGGGATGCAGGGCGTCTGGGCGGATCGAAAAGCGAGCCCGTGGGAGCCGTTCGACGGCGAGCCGGACCTGACGGTCGAGTCGCTGTTCGAGTTGGCCGACGCGCTCGGCGTCTGA
- the idsA3 gene encoding geranylfarnesyl diphosphate synthase — MSSDAAEGRVLDAVRQRRELVNEALDEDVPMKSPERLYEATRYLLKAGGKRLRPTVALLTAEALADVEPLSVDYRAFPALDGSDIDIMSAATSIEVIQSFTLIHDDIMDDDDLRRGVPAVHKEYDTETAILAGDTLYAKAFELLSETGADPANGLEAVRRLATTCTQICEGQALDVEFERRTEVLPEEYLEMVELKTAVLYGAATATAAVLMDADDETVEALYRYGIDSGRAFQIQDDVLDLTVPSEKLGKQRGSDLVENKETLITLHARQRGVDVDSLVGTDDVDSVSEAEIDVAVDELDAAGSIEYAESKAEELTANAKAHLDVLPDNEARALLEDLADYLITRGY; from the coding sequence ATGAGTTCGGACGCGGCGGAAGGGCGGGTACTCGACGCGGTCCGACAGCGGCGCGAGCTCGTCAACGAGGCGCTCGACGAGGACGTCCCGATGAAGTCGCCCGAGCGTCTGTACGAGGCGACGCGCTACCTGCTGAAGGCCGGCGGCAAGCGGCTCCGGCCGACCGTCGCCCTGCTGACCGCGGAGGCGCTCGCGGACGTCGAGCCCCTCTCGGTCGACTACCGCGCGTTCCCGGCGCTCGACGGCAGCGACATCGACATTATGTCGGCCGCGACGAGCATCGAGGTCATCCAGTCGTTCACGCTGATCCACGACGACATTATGGACGACGACGACCTCCGCCGCGGCGTCCCCGCCGTCCACAAGGAGTACGACACCGAGACCGCCATTCTCGCGGGCGACACGCTCTACGCGAAGGCGTTCGAGTTGCTCTCGGAGACCGGCGCGGACCCCGCCAACGGCCTCGAAGCCGTCAGACGGCTGGCGACCACGTGCACGCAGATCTGCGAGGGACAGGCCCTCGACGTCGAGTTCGAGCGTCGGACCGAGGTGCTCCCCGAGGAGTACCTCGAAATGGTCGAGCTGAAGACCGCCGTGCTCTACGGCGCGGCGACCGCGACGGCCGCGGTGCTGATGGACGCCGACGACGAGACCGTCGAGGCGCTCTACCGCTACGGCATCGACTCCGGGCGCGCGTTCCAGATTCAGGACGACGTCCTCGATCTGACCGTTCCCTCCGAGAAACTCGGCAAGCAGCGCGGCTCCGACCTCGTCGAGAACAAGGAGACGCTCATCACGCTGCACGCGCGCCAGCGGGGCGTCGACGTCGACTCGCTCGTCGGGACCGACGACGTCGATTCGGTCTCTGAGGCCGAGATCGACGTCGCCGTCGACGAGCTCGACGCCGCGGGCTCGATCGAGTACGCCGAATCGAAGGCCGAAGAGCTCACCGCGAACGCGAAGGCCCACCTCGACGTCCTTCCGGACAACGAGGCGCGGGCGCTCTTAGAAGACCTTGCGGACTATCTGATCACGCGCGGCTACTGA
- a CDS encoding ribonuclease J — translation MEIEIATIGGYEEVGRQMTAVRAGDDVVIFDMGLNLSQVLIHDNVETEKMHSLDLIDMGAIPDDRVMSDLEGDVKAIVPTHGHLDHIGAIPKLAHRYDAPIVAAPFTIELAKQQVEDETKFSGSFNNDFIKMEGGETMSIGDSGNVEMEFVHVTHSIIDAVNPVLHTPEGAIVYGLDKRMDHSPVLEDPIDMERFREIGREGNGVLCYIEDCTNAGRKGRTPSESHARNHLEDTIRSIEDYDGGIVATTFSSHVSRVSSIVEFAKDIGRQPVLLGRSMEKYSGTAERLGFVDFPDDVGMYGHRKSVDRTFKRIMKEGKENFLPVVTGHQGEPRAMLTRMGRGETPYEIEDGDKVIFSARVIPEPTNEGQRYQSERLLRMQGARIYDEIHVSGHLREEGHYQMLDALQPQHVIPAHQDLKGFSPYVDLAESQGYALGRDLHVTRNGNMIQLVE, via the coding sequence ATGGAAATCGAAATCGCGACAATTGGCGGATACGAAGAAGTCGGTCGACAGATGACGGCCGTTCGCGCGGGCGACGACGTCGTCATCTTCGATATGGGCCTGAACCTCAGTCAGGTCCTCATCCACGACAACGTGGAGACCGAAAAGATGCACAGCCTCGATCTGATCGACATGGGCGCGATCCCGGACGACCGGGTGATGTCCGACCTCGAGGGCGACGTGAAAGCCATCGTGCCGACGCACGGTCACCTCGACCACATCGGCGCGATCCCGAAGCTCGCCCACCGGTACGACGCGCCGATCGTGGCGGCACCGTTCACGATCGAGCTCGCGAAACAGCAGGTCGAAGACGAGACGAAGTTCAGCGGGAGCTTCAACAACGACTTCATCAAGATGGAGGGCGGCGAGACGATGTCGATCGGCGACTCCGGCAACGTCGAGATGGAATTCGTCCACGTGACGCACTCGATCATCGACGCGGTCAACCCGGTCCTGCACACGCCCGAGGGCGCGATCGTTTACGGCCTCGACAAGCGGATGGACCACTCGCCGGTGCTGGAAGACCCTATCGATATGGAGCGGTTCCGCGAGATCGGTCGCGAGGGCAACGGCGTCCTCTGTTACATCGAGGACTGTACGAACGCGGGTCGGAAGGGCCGCACGCCCTCCGAGTCGCACGCGCGTAACCACCTCGAAGACACGATCCGATCGATCGAAGATTACGACGGTGGCATCGTCGCCACGACGTTCTCCTCGCACGTCTCACGCGTCTCCTCGATCGTCGAGTTCGCGAAAGACATCGGACGACAGCCCGTCCTGCTTGGTCGTTCGATGGAGAAGTACTCCGGGACCGCGGAGCGGCTCGGCTTCGTCGACTTCCCCGACGACGTCGGGATGTACGGCCACCGCAAGTCCGTCGACCGGACGTTCAAGCGGATTATGAAGGAGGGCAAGGAGAACTTCCTGCCCGTCGTCACGGGCCACCAAGGCGAGCCGCGCGCGATGCTCACCCGGATGGGTCGCGGCGAGACTCCCTACGAAATCGAAGACGGCGACAAGGTAATCTTCAGCGCGCGGGTCATCCCGGAGCCGACCAACGAGGGCCAGCGCTACCAGTCCGAGCGCCTGCTGCGGATGCAGGGCGCGCGGATCTACGACGAGATCCACGTTTCCGGCCACCTCCGCGAGGAGGGCCACTACCAGATGCTCGACGCGCTCCAGCCCCAGCACGTCATCCCGGCGCACCAAGATCTGAAGGGCTTTTCACCGTACGTCGACCTCGCGGAGTCGCAGGGCTACGCCCTCGGCCGGGATCTGCACGTCACGCGGAACGGGAATATGATCCAGCTGGTGGAGTGA